In Bradyrhizobium erythrophlei, a single genomic region encodes these proteins:
- a CDS encoding fumarylacetoacetate hydrolase family protein, producing the protein MSGQAPHALPTVAATEAAVAGGGTFPVRRIYCVGRNYLDHIREMKEADERDPPFFFQKPRDAIVLDGARVAYPPFTSNFQFEVELVVALGKGGRDVAVETANNLIWGYAVGIDFTRRDRQFDARDMRLPWEVGKSFDASAPCGPIAWVADPERFRDCAITLAVNGEERQRGNIGQMIWSVPEVIAQLSKQVRLEAGDLIYTGTPSGVGPVVPGDRITAHIDGLPSLTVTITPPEK; encoded by the coding sequence ATGAGCGGCCAGGCTCCGCATGCGCTGCCGACGGTAGCTGCGACCGAGGCGGCGGTCGCGGGTGGCGGCACTTTTCCCGTTCGCCGCATTTATTGCGTCGGCCGCAACTACCTCGACCATATCCGGGAAATGAAGGAAGCCGACGAGCGCGATCCGCCGTTCTTTTTCCAGAAGCCCCGCGATGCGATCGTGCTCGATGGCGCGCGCGTCGCCTATCCGCCGTTCACGTCGAACTTCCAGTTCGAGGTCGAGCTGGTCGTGGCGCTCGGCAAGGGCGGCCGTGACGTCGCGGTCGAGACAGCGAACAACCTGATCTGGGGCTATGCGGTAGGCATCGATTTTACCCGCCGCGACCGCCAGTTCGACGCCCGCGACATGCGTCTGCCCTGGGAAGTCGGCAAGAGTTTTGACGCCTCCGCACCCTGCGGGCCGATCGCGTGGGTAGCCGATCCCGAGCGCTTCAGGGATTGTGCGATTACGCTTGCCGTCAACGGCGAGGAGCGTCAGCGCGGCAATATCGGCCAGATGATCTGGAGCGTGCCGGAAGTCATCGCGCAATTGTCGAAGCAGGTCCGGTTAGAGGCCGGCGACCTCATCTATACCGGAACGCCGTCCGGCGTCGGTCCCGTCGTGCCGGGCGACCGGATCACCGCGCATATCGACGGATTGCCGTCACTGACCGTCACCATCACGCCACCAGAGAAATAA
- a CDS encoding polysaccharide deacetylase family protein: protein MTGPMLPRERAEYSAIVDRPPLKLPGGARMIVWTIVNLEVWDISKPMARQVLPAPTGVPLLPDVPNWSWHEYGMRVGVWRFFDLYKKLNIAPTLSINARVCEDYPRVAQQAKDAGWEFMGHAYEQGPIHKETDQKAMIVRSMNVIEKFTGKRPVGWLGPGLTQTLETPENLAEVGVKYIGDWVYDDEPTVIRTEKGPLVTLPYTVELNDIPMMLVQHHDSDHLLRRSIDSFDRLYAESKDRPKIMSIAIHPYISGQPFRIKYLEQIYDYVNKHEGVVHWNGEQILEWYQGQKK from the coding sequence ATGACCGGTCCCATGCTTCCGCGCGAGCGCGCCGAATATTCCGCCATCGTCGATCGTCCGCCGCTGAAACTGCCCGGCGGCGCACGCATGATCGTCTGGACCATCGTCAACCTCGAGGTCTGGGATATCTCCAAGCCGATGGCGCGGCAGGTGCTGCCGGCGCCGACCGGTGTTCCCTTGCTGCCGGACGTGCCGAACTGGAGCTGGCACGAATATGGCATGCGGGTCGGCGTATGGCGGTTCTTCGATCTCTACAAAAAGCTGAACATCGCGCCGACGCTCTCGATCAACGCGCGCGTCTGCGAGGACTATCCGCGCGTGGCGCAACAGGCCAAGGACGCCGGTTGGGAGTTCATGGGTCACGCCTATGAGCAAGGGCCCATCCATAAAGAGACCGATCAGAAGGCGATGATCGTGCGCTCGATGAATGTGATCGAGAAATTCACCGGCAAGCGGCCGGTCGGCTGGCTTGGCCCCGGCCTGACGCAGACGCTGGAAACGCCGGAAAATCTGGCGGAAGTCGGCGTCAAATATATCGGTGACTGGGTCTACGACGACGAGCCGACGGTGATCCGCACCGAAAAAGGCCCGCTGGTGACGTTGCCTTACACGGTCGAGCTGAACGACATTCCCATGATGCTGGTGCAGCACCACGACAGCGACCATCTGCTTCGTCGCAGCATCGACAGCTTCGACCGGCTCTATGCCGAGAGCAAAGACCGGCCGAAGATCATGTCGATCGCGATCCATCCCTATATTTCCGGCCAGCCGTTCCGGATCAAATATCTCGAACAAATCTACGACTACGTGAACAAGCACGAGGGCGTGGTGCACTGGAACGGCGAGCAGATCCTGGAATGGTATCAGGGCCAGAAGAAATGA
- a CDS encoding cysteine hydrolase family protein, with translation MKSANNLGVDHPKAAVVAIDLHRGHLDMSVATMPTTPDVAARVLAANKRLFDWCRSVGIPVIHQVTSYRDVEEIRVNPFWRSRAEEPGNTRKNAMRHNIIGGPGCTVMPQVLDSRDFIVNTKKRYDCFLGTDLDFLLRSHGINTLLITGVNTNSCVLATTTAANVRDYAVIVVEDCVDSMDGPELHAAGLACIRTAFGSVMNTDEVMALEGLAPRKPNAA, from the coding sequence ATGAAATCAGCCAACAATCTCGGCGTCGACCATCCCAAGGCGGCCGTGGTCGCCATCGACCTGCATCGCGGCCATCTCGACATGTCGGTGGCGACGATGCCGACGACGCCCGATGTCGCAGCGCGCGTCCTCGCGGCCAACAAGCGGCTGTTCGACTGGTGCCGCAGCGTCGGCATTCCCGTCATCCACCAGGTGACGTCGTATCGCGATGTCGAGGAAATTCGCGTCAATCCGTTCTGGCGCAGCCGCGCCGAGGAACCAGGTAACACGCGCAAGAACGCGATGCGGCACAACATCATCGGCGGCCCCGGTTGCACCGTGATGCCGCAAGTGCTGGATTCGCGTGATTTCATCGTCAACACCAAGAAGCGCTACGACTGCTTCCTTGGAACCGACCTCGACTTCCTGCTGCGTTCCCACGGCATCAACACGCTGCTGATCACCGGCGTGAACACCAACTCCTGCGTGCTCGCCACCACGACCGCGGCCAATGTGCGCGACTATGCCGTCATCGTCGTCGAAGACTGCGTCGACAGCATGGACGGGCCGGAACTTCATGCGGCGGGACTTGCGTGTATTCGCACCGCTTTTGGCTCGGTCATGAACACCGACGAAGTGATGGCGCTCGAAGGCCTTGCCCCGCGCAAGCCCAACGCCGCATGA
- a CDS encoding alpha/beta hydrolase family protein, with product MVQSTSEISENAIELITADRNPHYEPFGWHHWPEHPWASYQFRRGLGESQEGGGSVSEIMQAGSRMIPGDLESWHVEWMRIADRNWTRGLAEETAGHIRTAMNCFLRAADYYRQAEFHLDPDDARRLPTFEKMEACSHRFISYLNPPGEVVDIPYEPGKPICGYFIRAPFPGKKLPVLICMGGLDSIKDEMWFMQAHGCLQRGISVLMIDGPGQGGTLRRHKIYTRHDSEVPIGKCIDWLEKRDDVDTTRIAVCGSSMGGYYAARAACYEHRLAAAISHGAIWSVHDMWGTKGDDFGLAMHIRWVFGAKSMHDAHELMKPFTLKGHLGHMKCPYLVLHGGHDVLTVTAARSTYDYAKANGVDASLRILDPEETGAEHCQHDNPTIGQEVLADWLADRFGIDQRALLKTSINPLV from the coding sequence ATGGTGCAAAGCACGTCGGAAATCAGCGAAAACGCCATCGAGTTGATCACCGCGGACCGAAACCCGCATTACGAGCCCTTCGGCTGGCATCATTGGCCCGAACATCCTTGGGCTTCCTATCAATTCCGCCGTGGGCTGGGCGAGAGCCAGGAAGGCGGCGGTAGCGTCAGCGAAATCATGCAAGCCGGGTCGCGGATGATTCCGGGCGATCTCGAAAGCTGGCATGTCGAATGGATGCGGATCGCCGACCGCAACTGGACGCGCGGCCTCGCCGAGGAAACAGCTGGCCACATCCGTACCGCGATGAACTGCTTCCTGCGCGCGGCGGATTACTATCGTCAGGCCGAATTCCATCTCGATCCCGACGATGCGCGGCGGCTGCCGACCTTCGAGAAGATGGAAGCCTGCTCGCACAGGTTCATCTCGTACCTGAACCCGCCGGGCGAGGTGGTCGATATCCCTTACGAACCGGGCAAGCCGATCTGCGGCTATTTCATTCGCGCGCCGTTCCCGGGCAAGAAGCTACCCGTGCTGATCTGCATGGGCGGGCTGGATTCCATCAAGGACGAGATGTGGTTCATGCAGGCGCATGGCTGCCTGCAACGCGGCATTTCGGTCCTGATGATCGACGGGCCGGGGCAGGGCGGCACGCTGCGGCGGCACAAGATCTATACGCGCCACGACAGCGAAGTGCCGATCGGCAAATGCATCGATTGGCTGGAAAAGCGTGACGATGTCGACACCACGCGGATTGCGGTGTGCGGCTCGAGCATGGGCGGCTATTACGCCGCGCGCGCCGCCTGCTACGAGCATCGGCTGGCGGCCGCGATTTCACATGGCGCAATCTGGTCGGTGCATGACATGTGGGGCACCAAGGGCGATGACTTCGGCCTCGCGATGCATATCCGCTGGGTGTTCGGCGCCAAGTCGATGCACGATGCCCATGAGCTGATGAAGCCGTTCACCCTCAAGGGTCATCTTGGACACATGAAATGCCCGTATCTGGTGCTGCATGGCGGCCACGACGTGCTGACCGTCACCGCCGCACGCTCTACCTACGATTACGCCAAGGCAAACGGCGTCGATGCGAGCTTGCGTATCCTTGATCCCGAGGAGACCGGCGCCGAACACTGCCAGCACGATAATCCCACGATCGGCCAGGAAGTGCTGGCCGACTGGCTTGCGGATCGGTTCGGTATCGACCAGCGTGCCCTATTGAAGACTTCCATCAATCCTCTTGTGTGA
- a CDS encoding GntR family transcriptional regulator, producing MDQTAEGTAGGARAGNRSLSVMDRVREAILHGVVGAGERLNEVQLSKTLSVSRTPVRAALQALAGEGLLDYAPNRGFTVREFPLPAIVDAYDIRAALEGVAVRFAAERGLPAKEREIIERALAAGDKLLERGAFEAGDLTIYRDINGDFHDGLLAAAGNRMLSEMIRICHHVPVSSTRNIVVFEYHDVRRRHDDHHRIFEAVMAREPWRAEMLMREHVASIKTSLVGYLSERKTYPMAGLQPADESP from the coding sequence ATGGACCAAACGGCTGAAGGCACGGCGGGCGGCGCGCGCGCCGGCAACCGCTCGCTGTCGGTGATGGACCGCGTTCGCGAAGCCATTCTCCACGGCGTGGTCGGCGCCGGCGAGCGGCTCAACGAGGTCCAGCTCTCGAAGACGCTTTCGGTGTCGCGCACGCCAGTGCGCGCGGCCTTGCAGGCGCTCGCCGGCGAAGGGCTACTGGATTACGCGCCGAACCGCGGCTTCACGGTGCGCGAATTCCCTCTCCCCGCCATCGTCGACGCCTATGATATCCGCGCGGCGCTCGAAGGCGTCGCCGTTCGCTTTGCCGCCGAGCGCGGATTGCCTGCGAAAGAGCGGGAAATCATCGAGCGCGCTTTGGCGGCCGGTGACAAATTGCTGGAACGCGGCGCGTTCGAGGCCGGCGATCTCACGATCTATCGCGACATCAACGGCGATTTTCATGACGGGCTGTTGGCTGCCGCCGGCAACCGCATGCTGAGCGAGATGATCCGCATCTGCCATCACGTGCCGGTGTCCTCGACCCGCAACATCGTGGTGTTCGAATATCACGACGTCCGCCGCCGCCACGACGACCATCACCGCATTTTCGAAGCGGTAATGGCGCGCGAACCCTGGCGCGCGGAGATGCTGATGCGCGAACACGTCGCCAGCATCAAGACCTCGCTGGTCGGCTATTTGAGCGAGCGCAAGACCTACCCCATGGCTGGATTGCAGCCGGCCGACGAGAGCCCTTAA
- the htpG gene encoding molecular chaperone HtpG: MTTAADPTVETKAFQAEVSELLNLMVHSVYSETDIFLRELISNASDACDKLRYEAISNPALIGDGEAPKIRITPDKSANTLTIADSGIGMDRQELIDNLGTIARSGTKSFVSRLKDAKDGLGLIGQFGVGFYSAFMVAERIVVTSRRAGGEEAWTWSSAGGAGFEIASAELNDARTPGRGTSIELHLKKDAAKYLEAYEIERIVRAYSDNIQFPIELVDDKGEAKQINSASALWQRPKSELTQDDYKEAYKSIAGAFDEPAMTLHYRAEGRYSYAVLLFAPSTKPFDLFDPERKARVKLYVRRVFITDDADLLPAYLRFMRGVIDSEDLPLNLSREMLQNNPQLAQIRKAVTGRIIGELEMLADKQPENFEIIWDAFGPVIKEGIYEDFERREKLLALSRFTTTAGEKRTLRQYVADLKPNQTEIYFLAGDSIERLKGNPKLESATARGIEVLLLTDPVDAFWTSAPLDFEGKPLKSLSQGDVDFSLIPLLDDSKRNESKSATDEADIIAAIKLNLGDRISDVRASQRLTTSASCLVAGSHGPDRELERLLARQNRGAGAKPILEINLHHPLVTAIPKAGADAADLSFLLLEQAQILDGELPEDPAAFAGRLNRLVVSGFSKG, from the coding sequence ATGACGACTGCTGCCGACCCGACCGTTGAGACCAAGGCTTTCCAGGCCGAGGTCTCCGAACTTCTGAACCTGATGGTGCATTCGGTTTATTCGGAAACCGATATCTTCCTGCGCGAGCTGATTTCGAACGCCTCCGATGCCTGCGACAAGCTGCGATATGAGGCGATCAGCAACCCGGCGCTGATCGGCGATGGCGAGGCGCCGAAGATCCGCATCACCCCGGACAAGAGCGCCAACACGCTGACCATCGCCGACAGCGGCATCGGCATGGACCGGCAAGAACTGATCGACAACCTCGGCACCATCGCCCGTTCCGGCACCAAGTCCTTCGTCTCGCGCCTGAAGGATGCCAAGGACGGCCTCGGCCTGATCGGCCAGTTCGGCGTCGGCTTCTACTCGGCCTTCATGGTGGCCGAGCGCATCGTCGTTACCAGCCGTCGTGCCGGCGGCGAGGAAGCATGGACGTGGTCGTCGGCCGGCGGCGCTGGCTTTGAGATCGCGTCTGCGGAATTGAACGACGCGCGGACACCCGGGCGCGGCACCAGCATCGAGCTTCATCTGAAGAAGGACGCCGCGAAATATCTCGAAGCCTACGAGATCGAGCGCATCGTCCGCGCCTATTCCGACAACATCCAGTTCCCGATCGAACTGGTCGACGACAAGGGCGAGGCCAAACAGATCAATTCGGCGAGCGCGCTGTGGCAGCGGCCGAAATCCGAGCTGACGCAGGACGATTACAAAGAGGCCTACAAATCGATCGCCGGCGCCTTCGACGAGCCGGCGATGACGCTGCATTATCGTGCCGAAGGGCGATATTCCTACGCGGTGCTGCTGTTTGCACCCTCCACCAAGCCGTTCGATCTGTTTGATCCCGAACGAAAGGCACGCGTCAAGCTTTACGTGCGGCGCGTGTTCATCACCGACGATGCCGATCTCTTGCCGGCCTACCTGCGCTTCATGCGCGGCGTGATCGACAGCGAGGACCTGCCGCTCAATCTTTCACGCGAGATGTTGCAGAACAATCCGCAGCTCGCACAAATCCGCAAAGCGGTGACCGGCCGCATCATCGGCGAACTTGAGATGCTCGCCGACAAGCAGCCGGAGAATTTCGAAATAATCTGGGATGCCTTTGGTCCCGTGATCAAGGAAGGCATTTACGAAGACTTCGAGCGGCGCGAGAAGCTGTTGGCGCTGTCGCGCTTCACGACCACGGCAGGCGAAAAACGAACGCTCAGGCAATATGTCGCCGATCTCAAGCCGAACCAGACCGAGATCTACTTCCTGGCCGGCGACAGCATCGAGCGGCTGAAGGGCAATCCCAAGCTGGAATCGGCAACCGCGCGCGGCATCGAGGTCTTGTTGTTGACCGATCCGGTCGACGCATTCTGGACATCGGCGCCGCTCGATTTCGAAGGCAAGCCGCTGAAGTCGCTGAGCCAGGGCGATGTCGACTTCTCGCTGATACCGCTGCTCGACGACAGCAAAAGGAACGAGAGCAAATCCGCCACGGACGAAGCTGACATCATCGCAGCGATCAAGCTGAACCTCGGCGATCGCATCAGCGACGTGCGCGCCTCGCAGCGCCTGACGACGAGCGCGTCGTGCCTGGTCGCCGGCAGTCACGGCCCCGATCGCGAACTGGAACGGCTGCTGGCGCGGCAAAACCGCGGCGCCGGCGCCAAACCCATTCTTGAAATCAACCTTCACCACCCGCTGGTGACGGCGATCCCGAAGGCCGGCGCCGATGCGGCGGATCTCTCCTTCCTGTTGCTGGAACAGGCGCAGATTCTCGACGGCGAGTTGCCGGAGGATCCGGCCGCGTTCGCCGGCCGCCTCAATCGGCTGGTGGTAAGCGGCTTTTCGAAGGGGTGA
- a CDS encoding prepilin peptidase, with the protein MAIVLPFALLCALCAVIAWIDIRHGIIPDWLNLAIAVLGVLRIFLAGDTSDAAMALGEGVIIGAVFWLLRRLYFAFRGIQGLGLGDVKFLGAAGIWVGVAGIPMLLLVATITALTCVGAVQLSGRALTAQTSMSFGPFLAIGLLVTAAFQQFSF; encoded by the coding sequence ATGGCCATCGTGTTGCCGTTTGCATTGCTGTGCGCCCTTTGCGCCGTCATCGCCTGGATCGACATCCGTCACGGCATCATCCCTGACTGGCTCAATCTTGCGATCGCCGTGCTTGGCGTGCTCAGGATCTTCCTGGCTGGAGATACGTCCGACGCCGCCATGGCGCTTGGCGAAGGCGTGATCATCGGTGCGGTCTTCTGGCTGTTGCGGCGGCTCTATTTTGCGTTCAGAGGCATCCAGGGCCTGGGACTTGGCGACGTCAAATTCCTGGGCGCGGCCGGAATTTGGGTCGGGGTCGCCGGCATTCCGATGCTGTTACTGGTCGCAACCATCACCGCATTGACTTGCGTGGGCGCCGTACAGCTCTCGGGGCGCGCGCTGACGGCCCAGACCTCGATGTCGTTCGGGCCGTTTCTCGCGATCGGCCTGCTCGTGACCGCGGCCTTTCAGCAATTTAGCTTCTGA
- the gspM gene encoding type II secretion system protein GspM — translation MNLAATIRKSLVGSPIIAGAVYAGLVVALLIIAANSLIDLYNQRASVAASAAMLEQLEGRKPLTADKRAGEAGAPTGSAFLEGATVTVAGAALLQRVAAAVTKAGGNVLSSQLDVQGGPNAKAGFVSMVANCELEQSALQSLLYDLEAGMPFLFVDQLDIQVATAGEGKLRFLLGVSGQWQGVK, via the coding sequence ATGAATCTCGCCGCCACGATACGAAAATCGCTTGTGGGTTCGCCGATCATCGCAGGCGCGGTTTATGCCGGTCTTGTGGTCGCGTTGCTGATTATCGCCGCGAACTCGCTGATCGATCTCTACAACCAGCGTGCATCGGTGGCCGCGTCTGCCGCGATGCTGGAGCAACTGGAGGGCCGCAAGCCGCTGACGGCTGACAAGCGAGCCGGTGAAGCCGGCGCGCCAACCGGTTCGGCCTTTCTCGAAGGCGCCACCGTGACGGTTGCCGGCGCGGCCCTTTTGCAGCGCGTCGCGGCCGCCGTGACCAAGGCGGGCGGCAACGTGCTGTCGTCCCAACTTGACGTGCAGGGTGGCCCGAATGCCAAGGCCGGTTTCGTCAGCATGGTGGCAAACTGCGAGCTCGAGCAATCGGCGCTGCAATCGCTGCTGTACGATCTCGAAGCGGGAATGCCGTTCCTGTTCGTCGACCAGCTCGACATCCAGGTGGCGACCGCAGGTGAAGGCAAGTTGCGGTTTCTGCTCGGCGTCTCCGGACAGTGGCAGGGAGTAAAATGA
- a CDS encoding PilN domain-containing protein, with protein sequence MISDAKAVFEEWISAVAGAVESLIGRYAPRPQIELAGESTAVLTARLKSARKGPQLPDVSFRISNGRPTPPLSPDWQAAFRGSRVETQLVPAHVLFRPLDFPKQATDFLDGMIRTQIDRLTPWSAEEAAFGWSAPSPSGQERIELTLAATSKQEIEPLVQFASGLGAQSLTAFAVPPAGNGQEKIKVLDQSLRGAAFHGLDTPRTLRVVLLSAAGAVAILLLAGLYFGDSLDSEQQQLVQRISQRRAALRLGPDGGSAVGLLAKRKQSSPSTVIVLEALSKALPDGTYVTELRIDGDKVQVVGMTQDAPSLIRLIEKSPQFARATFFAPTTRAQNAPGEQFHIEARITPSFGSST encoded by the coding sequence ATGATATCAGATGCAAAAGCAGTGTTCGAAGAATGGATCTCGGCGGTGGCAGGCGCTGTCGAATCCCTGATCGGCCGCTACGCGCCACGGCCGCAGATCGAGCTTGCCGGCGAAAGCACCGCTGTCCTGACCGCGCGGCTGAAGTCGGCTCGAAAAGGCCCGCAGCTACCGGATGTTTCATTCCGGATTTCCAACGGCCGGCCAACTCCGCCCCTGTCGCCTGATTGGCAGGCGGCGTTTCGCGGCAGCCGCGTCGAAACTCAACTCGTGCCGGCTCACGTACTGTTCCGGCCGCTCGATTTTCCAAAACAAGCCACCGATTTTCTCGACGGCATGATCCGTACCCAGATCGACCGGCTGACGCCGTGGTCGGCGGAGGAGGCGGCTTTCGGCTGGAGCGCCCCGTCGCCGTCCGGGCAGGAGCGAATTGAGCTGACGCTGGCGGCGACGTCAAAGCAGGAGATCGAGCCGCTGGTTCAGTTTGCAAGCGGCCTCGGCGCGCAATCGCTCACGGCCTTCGCCGTCCCTCCTGCCGGCAACGGGCAGGAAAAGATCAAGGTGCTGGATCAATCGTTGCGGGGCGCGGCCTTTCACGGGCTCGACACGCCGCGCACCTTGCGCGTCGTGCTGCTGTCGGCCGCAGGCGCGGTCGCGATCTTGCTGCTGGCGGGCCTCTATTTCGGCGACAGCCTCGATTCCGAACAGCAGCAACTGGTGCAGCGGATTTCGCAGCGGCGCGCCGCGCTCCGCCTTGGCCCCGACGGCGGCTCGGCGGTCGGCTTGCTCGCCAAGCGCAAACAGTCGAGCCCCTCGACAGTCATCGTACTGGAGGCGCTGTCGAAGGCCTTGCCCGACGGCACCTATGTCACCGAGCTTCGGATCGATGGCGACAAGGTTCAGGTGGTGGGCATGACGCAGGACGCGCCATCGCTGATCCGCCTGATCGAGAAGTCGCCGCAGTTTGCCCGCGCGACGTTCTTTGCGCCGACCACGCGCGCACAGAACGCGCCCGGCGAGCAGTTTCACATCGAAGCCCGTATCACGCCATCCTTTGGATCGAGCACATGA
- a CDS encoding general secretion pathway protein GspK: protein MMWPVRQTAPSAQRGFIIIAVLWILVALSALATIFSVYLANSARALGVTDIDVQTEALTSASLELTAYQLLLADEKSRPAQGSFRFKLDNAEAAVTYASEAARVDLNHAPKEMLDGLFEVLGVEPKAAGDLAERIVGWRTEPKSSAGSNTPSATAPIKSDDEGALYLAAGLNYAPRGAPFAHVNELSLVLGATPAIVERVLPFVTVFSKSADVDVLLARPEVIAALPGMTPEVLNDFLKQRPSLPRDQKAIAAALGAAAKDGATLPDSKVFRVTTTLRFSNGRRAASEAVISLGSTEAKDAKDDKPKQPYSVLSWQDLAESVVRPFRQAGG, encoded by the coding sequence ATGATGTGGCCGGTCAGACAAACGGCGCCATCCGCGCAGCGCGGTTTCATCATCATTGCCGTGCTCTGGATTCTCGTGGCGCTGTCGGCGCTTGCCACGATCTTTTCAGTCTATCTCGCCAATTCCGCCCGCGCCCTCGGCGTGACCGATATCGACGTCCAGACCGAGGCATTGACGTCGGCCAGCCTCGAACTCACCGCCTATCAGTTGCTGCTGGCGGACGAAAAGTCGCGTCCCGCACAGGGCTCCTTTCGTTTCAAATTGGACAATGCGGAAGCGGCGGTCACCTACGCTTCCGAGGCGGCGCGGGTCGATCTCAACCACGCCCCGAAAGAAATGCTCGACGGCCTGTTTGAGGTTCTCGGCGTCGAACCGAAAGCGGCCGGCGACCTCGCCGAGCGGATCGTCGGATGGCGGACCGAACCCAAATCCAGTGCAGGGTCCAATACCCCCTCCGCTACAGCTCCAATCAAGAGCGACGATGAAGGGGCGCTCTACCTTGCCGCCGGTCTCAACTACGCGCCGAGGGGAGCGCCCTTTGCCCATGTCAACGAACTGAGCCTGGTGCTGGGCGCCACGCCCGCCATCGTCGAGCGCGTGCTGCCGTTTGTGACGGTTTTCAGCAAATCGGCCGATGTCGATGTGTTGCTGGCGCGGCCGGAAGTCATTGCTGCCTTGCCCGGCATGACGCCGGAGGTGCTCAACGATTTTCTGAAGCAGCGGCCGTCCTTGCCGCGCGACCAGAAGGCGATCGCGGCTGCGCTCGGCGCGGCAGCCAAGGACGGCGCGACCTTGCCGGATAGCAAGGTCTTTCGCGTCACAACGACGCTGCGGTTCAGTAACGGCCGCCGCGCCGCGTCGGAAGCCGTCATCTCATTGGGCAGTACCGAGGCTAAGGATGCCAAGGACGACAAGCCCAAGCAGCCCTACAGCGTATTGTCGTGGCAGGACCTGGCCGAGAGCGTGGTCCGGCCCTTCAGACAGGCAGGTGGATGA
- a CDS encoding PulJ/GspJ family protein, producing MTVSAGRRNGEGGFSLIESLVALALTGLVLSALANITAQWLPNWNRGLDRIQRSEMISITLQRIADDLAASQYVPIGGGETKPLFAGTERSVIFVRTALGPNVGPGLDVVRLSETSDQGGLATVRSRMSFRPMPPQQASDRLHFAEPVLLLRAPYQLSFAYAGDDQAWQSSWQDAEKLPAKIRLTVRDSSNGRAVSTVTTIHVQTLAQGECKQADGKCNDNGQPANQSGQQGNSPAASQGGGGAGQGGSR from the coding sequence ATGACGGTATCGGCGGGCAGACGCAACGGCGAGGGCGGCTTTTCGCTGATCGAGAGCCTGGTGGCGCTGGCGCTCACGGGCCTCGTGCTGTCGGCGCTCGCCAACATCACCGCGCAGTGGCTGCCGAACTGGAATCGCGGCCTTGATCGCATTCAGCGCAGCGAAATGATCAGCATCACGCTGCAACGCATCGCCGACGACCTGGCGGCGTCGCAATATGTGCCGATCGGTGGCGGCGAGACCAAGCCGCTTTTCGCAGGGACCGAGCGGTCGGTCATTTTCGTGCGCACCGCGCTCGGCCCGAACGTCGGCCCGGGGCTCGACGTGGTGCGCCTGTCCGAGACCTCGGACCAGGGCGGCTTGGCCACGGTCCGCTCGCGAATGTCGTTCCGGCCGATGCCGCCGCAGCAGGCCTCCGATCGGCTTCATTTCGCCGAACCCGTGCTGCTGCTGCGCGCGCCGTATCAACTGTCGTTTGCCTATGCGGGCGACGACCAGGCATGGCAAAGCAGTTGGCAGGATGCCGAGAAGTTGCCGGCGAAGATCAGGTTGACCGTGCGCGATTCCTCCAACGGCCGCGCCGTCTCGACGGTCACCACCATTCACGTTCAGACGCTGGCGCAAGGCGAGTGCAAGCAGGCCGATGGAAAGTGCAACGATAACGGTCAGCCCGCCAACCAAAGCGGACAACAGGGCAATTCGCCGGCGGCATCGCAAGGCGGGGGCGGCGCAGGCCAGGGTGGTTCGCGATGA
- a CDS encoding PulJ/GspJ family protein → MFRRTPPTDGSAAGFTILEVLIALAIVAVSIVAIGSVMSTNVRGVRSLEQHVTMMQAVRTITATEVPSREKIGFGTWSGRTNDHQWRIDVTPMGEEWAATGSDVPWIPALVKIQVRSPSGAVTDLKTVRLVHGQQQ, encoded by the coding sequence TTGTTTCGAAGAACGCCGCCAACTGACGGCAGCGCCGCCGGTTTCACGATTCTCGAGGTGCTGATTGCGCTCGCGATCGTCGCCGTATCGATCGTGGCGATCGGATCGGTGATGTCGACGAACGTGCGCGGGGTACGCTCGCTGGAGCAGCACGTGACGATGATGCAGGCGGTACGGACCATCACGGCGACAGAAGTGCCGTCGCGCGAGAAGATCGGGTTCGGGACGTGGTCGGGCAGGACCAACGACCATCAATGGCGCATCGACGTCACTCCGATGGGTGAGGAATGGGCGGCGACCGGTTCGGACGTGCCCTGGATTCCGGCGCTGGTGAAGATTCAGGTTCGTTCGCCGTCGGGTGCCGTGACGGATCTCAAGACGGTCCGCCTGGTGCATGGACAGCAGCAATGA